Proteins from a genomic interval of Colletotrichum higginsianum IMI 349063 chromosome 6, whole genome shotgun sequence:
- a CDS encoding Vacuolar transporter chaperone 1 — MSSQPLLQTAPGKRIALPTRVEPKVFFANERTFLSWLNFTVILGALAIGMLNFGDRPAFISAFLFTGVAMLTMIYALATYHWRAKSIRVRGQAGFDDRFGPTFLAIILLLAVVVNFVLRITYSSKEGKH; from the exons ATGTCTAGCCAGCCTCTCCTTCAGACCGCTCCGG GCAAACGCATCGCCCTGCCCACGCGCGTCGAACCCAAGGTCTTCTTCGCTAACGAGCGCACCTTCCTCTCGTGGCTCAACTTCACCgtcatcctcggcgccctggcCATTGGCATGCTCAACTTCGGCGACCGCCCGGCCTTCATCAGCGCCTTCCTCTTCACCGGCGTCGCCATGCTCACCATGATATACGCCCTCGCGACCTACCACTGGCGCGCCAAGTCCATCCGCGTCCGCGGCCAGGCCGGCTTTGACGACCGCTTCGGCCCCACTTTCCTGGCTATCATCTTGctgctggccgtcgtcgtcaacttTGTTCTGCGCATAACGTACTCGTCTAAGGAGGGCAAACACTGA
- a CDS encoding Tctex-1 family protein produces MSAAAAPTTATPPVAFNRLKQIATDACQSAIGSAEFYDHAKTEAWNSQIISSVLKAVISESTPQGGSAPSYKFACNSTIVQHLVPTSSLNKSKGTSASTEEPSVSTSADPATATDGKPHVGRRGMHSATGAYWDEKKDGMWSYKYDGGEGKGMDVVIMLIWVAI; encoded by the exons ATGtccgccgctgctgctcccacAACGGCCACTCCC CCTGTGGCCTTCAACCGCCTGAAGCAAATTGCTACTGAC GCATGTCAATCAGCAATTGGCTCCGCCGAGTTCTACGACCACGCTAAGACCGAGGCATGGAACTCACAGATCATC TCCTCCGTTCTGAAGGCGGTCATTTCTGAGTCAACGCCCCAAGGCGGCTCTGCTCCTTCCTACAAGTTCGCTTGCAACTCCACCATCGTCCAGCACCTGGTCCCTACCTCTTCCCTCAACAAGTCTAAGGGAACTTCGGCCTCCACGGAGGAGCCTTCTGTCTCCACGAGCGCCGACCCCGCGACTGCCACCGATGGCAAGCCCCACGTTGGCCGTCGCGGCATGCACTCCGCCACCGGCGCATACtgggacgagaagaaggacggcatGTGGTCCTACAAGTACGACGGTGGTGAGGGCAAGGGCATGGATGTCGTTATCATGCTCATCTGGGTCGCCATCTAG